From the genome of Ooceraea biroi isolate clonal line C1 chromosome 10, Obir_v5.4, whole genome shotgun sequence:
ACCTAAAAGCTACTAAATATCACTGTAAAGTGGCGCCAGCTTCTGCTGTCGCTCCAGCTGATTGATGCTGGATGCGAGTTACCGACCAGCAGAACACAACAATGCCGCGAGTTACACCGCTATGAGCGTGGGAAACGTCAAAATAGCCGCACTTTTGTCCGTTTAATCGCGCGGTACGGCGCGGACTTCCGGTTCGAGACGAACCGTTCAGTTCGATTATGTAGTGCATTGGACATGAAGACGATCGAAGGAAAAGTAGTGATGCTGGGATCGCAGGGTAAGTGCTGATCGATGATAAAACCCGCGGCTACACAAGTATTCTAATCATCTTGATCTAATATCGCGAGGTGAAGGATCGTCCGAAGTCGcgtgaacgagcgagcgaatcgCGCGAGCACATGTGACGCGATTAGATACTTCAGGCAGCAGTCATCACGTCATTGTTAGTgattcatttttcttttcctcttttgttACGTCGTTGGAGGTTAGGTTAGCGCTAACAATAAACGCTACTCGGGGATTCGCACTGCTCACTTACCTATCGTTACGAAACTCGATGTTGCAACAATTTGATATAGTTACATATGCGTGAATGTCGTCGAGTTAAGCTCGCTGCTAATGAGATACAAAATCACCTGTcgtcacgtaatcgcgctcttgaatttatgaaattaatcgGTTCATTGTTAGCATGCACGGAATGTCAATATGTGCGCATGATTTCTATAACAATCGTAACGATAACGGTTGCGATAAAATGTCAAATGTTCTGATTCGTTCTGGACTGTCTcgtaaacatttatttcagAGATATTCGGCGAGATTACTGCCTTTACGATcttcgatattttaaaataatcttgcgACTATgagaatatttatacattaacaaCTTTACCCCGTTTCATAAAATGTTATCCCTTGGGATTATTTCTTAAGATTCTGTGTTGacaatttttcttgtttttctttcatttatcattttttacgTCACGAGGTACACTTAAGAATCTGAGAATCTCAAAATTCGCGTGAAACTTTTCCGCACAGCATAGGTGAAAGAAACCTTTTATACCTTTTATAGAAACAATCCCGCATGGTGTGTAACGTAATACACATCTTTATCATCACGTTATCTTTTCGACGTACAATATTTACTCAACGAGATCGAGATATTTATCGGCACCGAAAAATTATGCAAGACTGTAATCTCGTCAGAGAATTATTTTTGTGCACCAATATATCTTTCccttgataaaaaaagaaatctaacAAATGTGAATTTACATCTCTGTTATCGCCTATCTCTCTCAATCTTAAATTGTCAATTATTAATCTTCGCTGACTGTAGTGAAGATACATGAATGCTCATTCTACAAATACATACAGCACATGTCATTGTATTCGATTCCGGCTGCTGCCACAGCTGTGTCGCTTAATTAAGAAAGTTTTACCCCTCCGTTCAGATTACAATCATGATTAAACATGACGCTACTTTGGCAAGAAAACAAAAACTAATTGGACGTGAAATGTGAAAGTAATCGGAAAACGGTAGATGCATGCGCTCGTGACCGCCGTGCGAACGTTCGTTTGTCGAGTCCCGTGATTCACTATCAAATAAGAGGATTGATCTTTCTCTTCGTATGTGGAGCAACGCGCGGACGTTACACGTGCCAAGATGTTGGCGCCAGAAATGAAACGATCATGCAGATATAGATACGCAAGACTATCATTAGCACCCGAATGACGATATCATTTCAGCTGTCGGCAAGACGAGCCTGATCGGACGTTACGTGGGGAACTACGATCAAGCGGGTCCTACAATTGGGGCGTCCTTCTTCAACTGCCGGCTCAATCTGGAGAATGCAAGGATTAAGTTGCAAGTAGGAATCGAACCGACTCGAATTTTTCCACTGCTTCTTCGTGTCGATATCTGCCAATATCGACGTGTAATCGCGCGACAGTCGCATCACGTTCGGCGTTATCGTTATCTTTTCAATTAACCTCGTGACCCTCATCCATCGGAGGCATTCACGTTCCACCTCCCAGCAAATACCCGCATTACCAGAATTCATGATTTCGATTACACAATTTGAGAAATTCGCGCTTTACCTAACGACTCGCCGCAGTTCGATCCATTACGAGAAGCTTGATCGATGTAACGAATTCTCTTTAAAACCAAGCCACTCTTGCATAGGTATGGGATACAGCTGGCCAGGAGAGATTTCGCTCCATGGCGCCGATGTATTACAGGAACGCCAACGCGGCCATGCTGGTGTTCGACCTCACGCAGTACAGCACCTTCGCCGCGATCAAGGGTTGGGTGAAGGAGCTGCGACAGAACGTGGAGGAGACCCTGGTGCTGGCCGTAATCGGCAACAAGTCCGATCTGACCACTAAGCGACAGGTCGACGGCGAGGAAGGCCGCAAGTACGCCACGGAGATTGGCGCTACGTATCACGAGACCTCGGTGCTGCACAACGAGGGAATCGAGACCGTTTTCCTGACGATCGCTATGGGTCTACTGAACGTGGCGAACAACCAGGACAATATGACCACCACTCTCAGAATCGGCGGAGACGACATGCCACCATCGCCTTCCGTCGAGGAGAGCCCGCAGAACACCAGTATTGCTCACGGTATATACGAGAAGCCGTTCACTTGCTGCTAGTTTTAGCTTAGAGAACATTAAAGGAAGAAGATTGCACTCTGCTCGAGTGCTTCGTATCGACGCGCGACCATCCCCTcgtcgatcattttccttttccccttgtgcatatatgtgtatttttCCATCAGAAATCTCTTGTCCCGGCCAAATCCTGGTTTTCCGGATGCATATGGTGCATGCGCGAAACGCAATGCGAGCAACGAACCGCACTTTCGAGCGGCTTCGGTCCTATGTTATTCAATTAAATAGGCCAGGCAATGTTCACGTCGATTTATCGCGGGCGTTAAATCGACGATATCAAGCTATTGTAGAGCTAGAGCTTAAGTAACGTTGAGAAAAGTTACACAAACCGAGCTTTCTGTAGATGAATaatgatagttattataagtGTAGAGAAATGAAGATTGTATTTTGtgacatattaaatttatgtgCGAACGGGATCTCATAGAACGCGGCACGCTAATTCGTGTCGAGGTGCTTTACTCATGACGAGCTACGAACCAGGAAATTTAGCGGTGTACACGAGATTATGAGCTCAACTATCTGATGTAATTCTTGTATATTTCCATCTTCTGATTAAgtaaatttgatatattttattatatggaATTTCGACACGTgagaaaaaattctatttgatAAGATATAATCGTCGAAATGCGTGATACTACATATTCTGCAGAATTACTAGATAAAATAGATGATGCAACCTCGGAAGGGGAGGCAATTCAGAAGCTAATGTTCGTAAAttactcttattattattattattattatatactattattGTATACAACGCAGTATTCTCTTGCATTGGtgcgcaatttatttataaacgagtagaatagatttataatgattttcgCGAAGACTGCTAAACTCTAAGTTCGAACGTATTTTGGACGGCGAATCATTTCCGAGACTTTTAGGAAACAGATTCTCGATTCTtcgtcatttttatttttgcaaacgCTGTCATGCATATTCAAACGCGTCTCGTCGATTAAACCGTATACAGAGTTTTATATtcgacaaaaataaatatatttctaataaaagaaaatatgtgtTGCTTATTCGATTCAcctttcatttataaaaagcgcttcaaattattaaattcaataaCTATATCATCATATTTCATCGCGGAAGATATAAATTAcctttatttcttaatatttttacaatttactatattcttatttacatttatttcatttgtttcattttgcattttatttttaaatacttaaCCAGGCCGAAATCGTAAACTTTCTAACGTCCCATCTACGCAAGCCAAGATGGGATACGCATGTTCGAGGTCCGAAAAACTGCGCCTCCTCGGGAAATCTGCCCGTCGCGCTACGACAGAGAGCGATAATCACACAATGACTCATTCTCACTCCAGGCCGGGCCCCACGGAGCGTGACGTCCCAGCTTTGTCTACGTGTAACTCATCCCATTTTCATTATGTAAGCGCCCGTTTACTATGCATCTAGGCCCATTAGGGCTCCACGCGGCAGCGGCGTCTTCAAAACGAACGCGCAGTCGAAAGACACGCTCCACACTCAGGGTCGACATCGCGTGCGGAAATCGAGGAGCTCCGAAACCCGCGTTTCTTCACCGGCGTAACATGAACTTTGCGATTCGCAAGAGAATGGATCTAAGCTCGCTCAAACGTTTTCAATGAATgaggaaaagagaatttaCGAACATTGAATATAGAGGCGAGACGAAATAAATAGAGGGAAtcttaaaaacattattataaactattcagaaataattaaaaaatatagtttataaaaaatttctacaaatTCTATGTTACACTGTAAGCAGCTATCATAAATAGTTACCAAGATTGACTGTTTGACCGATTATTTCTTGATGTCTCGAGTCAAGATcgcatattattatcatcaggCTACATCCGGATCAGAAGCGAAAAGATTCAAAGAGGCAGGCACCGTTAGACTACAATTATCTGTCCGTAGGTTCCTGAAATATGATGTAGCTCTTGAGACGGTTATATTCGATGTATGCGTAGGTACGCAATTACGCACGCTTCTCGCCGCGAGTAAAACCGCTCGGGTGATTAGCTCTGCTCTTTGAGCAGAGCTGCTCGCTCAACGTGCGTTTTCTAACAAGCGAGAGGATCGATTTGCTGTGCAAAAGTATAATGAGGCTTCATCGCCGTTTAAGGACAATAGGCCGTAAAGCCGATGTCCGCGATTGACCAACGGCAATTGCCACGCAACTGCAGCTTTCCGATCGCAAAAGAAATCAGCGCAATGGACTTTACACACCCTTCTCGACACGCCCGCGACGCAAGAAAATTGCACCCTTTCTTCTCCCCCATCCCTCTCCGGAGGTTCTTGACACGGTAACGACTCGAATTTCGTGGTTTGCCAAACAGGAAGAATTTCATCTCGTCTCGCCGTTGCAACAGCTGCATTTTCACTTTCTTCTCGTTAACGGTCGTGCCGCGCAAAAGAGTCGCGCTTCTTCGAGTAAGCTAATCGAGACCTTCCGGCTCAACAGGACAACATAGTAATGTTTTTCGCGAATACGACGAGCTCCTATTATAAAATCGTTAAGAAACAAAAAGGACATAAGAAATGAGAACACTTGCGGTCGCAAGATTTGCCGAATCATTTGTATCAATGGAAGGCGGCTACATGCGGATTTCTATcgaaatgtaaatattttaaaaatcagAGCATCAAGCAGGAGGTATTCATGACGGAGTCATTAGGCTGCAGCGTCACGATCGAGATCACTGCACGCCGGAAGTAGTAAGACACGAACAGAACCGCGGCTCTTCAACCGAATCTCGAGCATATCGCGGGCGATCTACGCTGGCGATCTGTGTGCGCGCGGCCTATGAGGAACGCACAATTCGATTTCGCAATGAGCACGAGAGCCGGTCTTCTCCgtgttaattaaatgcaagAAACCGCAAGAGCTGACCAAGTAAAAGATAAGAGGGACTTGCGTGCATGCGGATCCTGCGAGCGAGTACGAGCTCCTTTGAGCGTGCAAGCGTCACGCAGAAGAGCGAGCAGGAGAAGAAGACGAAAAGGAAGCGGCAGGCAGGCAAGcaagcgagcaagcgagcaagcgagcgagcaaacgagcgagcaagcgggTAAGCGGTGGTAGCAGAAGAGGTGATCATAACGCCAACTCTGCCGTATAAGACAATGATACAGTTAGACGATGCTCCCAGTTGTGAGTCAATCGTAAGAGGAGCCGGGACAGACAAGGGGCCCGTACGCGAAAGTATAATGAACCGCGGCAAGGACGATACGCTAATTATGCTGGGTCCGCTAATTAAAGGCGCGAACGCTCGTTAATATCGGCGGAAGCGGCCGCCAGAAGGCAGACATCCGTGCGCGGATCGATCGCGATCTTCACTTCGCCGCGAGCTATCGATCGGGGAAGTGATCGAACGAGGAAGAAGAACCTCGTGGATGACACCGAGGATCCGTTTGTTATTGTCAAAGATAAGAACCTGACGtttgattaacaattttttaacaatttggtTGTTGTTGCTGTGAGTTTAAACTGTGAAGAAATCCAGCCGGGATTGTGGATACTTTTAACAATTCCGCGATACGCGTAACGACACGCTGAGTTGCTTTAACGATTTTTCCTGAAGCTATGGGGAACCGTGGGGAGATCGTGCGACGATCAGTCCGATAATCGCAGCAATCGTTGCATCGTGCGCGCGTACCTTCCGCCGAACGGACACTCTTTCAGGGACGTCTCGTGTGAATGAACCGTGATTCATAGATCACGGATAGAATAGGACGCGAGATAACGCGGCGGAAAGTAATAACTGCTGCGCGTTCGCGTGTGTCTACTAATGAGAGGCGGGGAAAGAGAATAAGTCAGGACTAATTGAAATATTGGATGCAATTCCTATCGTAACGTTGTTATCGAGGATGCATTAGACGATCATGTTATAATAACGAGATCGGCGAGACTCGTTTCTTTGGAAGCCATGAAAGCCGGGAATTGTACGGCATGTGAAAAAAATTGTCACGTTCCTGGCGCATAAGGAATTTATCGGCAGCGATGGGGTGTCAACGTGGATTTCTTCTTCTCGTCTGTTTCCTGCGGTCCTGTCAagtatcgcgcgcgatcgagctGATTTTCGATAATCAGCTCGTGGTCGTGGCGAACGGTAAGCTGCACGAGTGGCTAGTCGAGCCAATAAAAACTACGGCGATTAAATACAACGATTGCGCAATGCAGATTGCTATACGAGAGTGGCCATCGGATCGAAATTGCCGGACATGGACGTCTTTACCAGCGTCGCGGTTGGCAGCGTCTCGGAATGCGAGGACGAGTGCTCGAAAAGGAGGAATCCCTGCAACGCGTTCGCTTTCGGGTACGCGACAGCATGTACAGGCAATAGGATGCCAATTGCGGTTCACAATTTCGCATAAAGTATCGCGAAacgattgtaaaatatataagagaaagatataagagaaagagaaggatttgatgaatgaaaataattatgcttGATACATCGTGTCATATAAGttttgaattaaaatgaatgATTATGCATGATGTATCGTACTGTATCGTATTAATATTAGACCTATTATCGTGATTTCTTACGGCTCAGAATCGGCATCAAAGGCAACGGGACATGTGCGCTCAGCTCGAAAATGCCACAGCCTGAGGACCTGCAATTACACGCCGATTACGACGTTTACGTGAAGAGTCAACGTACGCCACAATGCGAGCCGGATCAGCTCTACAAAATAGGAAACGGCGGCATCGGGGGgcagaaaaggaaaaatgagACAAGGCCGATCACGAGATTTGGAAGCGGCCTCTTAGGCCCGACAATGCCAAGTGTGCTGTCATCCCCGGGGTACGATTGcacgattattaatttcgaATGGAGAACAATCCCCCCATTAGCATTTCCATTGTTCTCTCTTATCTCAGCCGCGAGATAGATTCTTCTGAcggaaataaagaaatgtttatatcCTAAGAGAAATCTAGTCTCGATCTGCAGGTAGTACGTATCACAATGTAGCTTTAGTTTTTCCCTTTCAGAGATTTTTAACTTCTATTCTAcgtattcataatttttatatattttgcatatgtattatgtatattttcaatttatattcagtaatataaatgttttatatagtttaattaATCCAACTGGTATAACGTGATTTTAATCTTTCCATCTGACGTCACATCTGAAGAACAATGAGAACCATGATGCCCAGCATCACCAATGGTCCTTCATACCAACAAGGATTCACGCCATCCTTCGACGATGAACTTCGCGTCTCCGATATTCTTAGAAATAGAAATCTGGTGCCACCTATTAACAATCCGTTCGGAATTAACAACGCGAAAGTTGACAATCATGACCTATCGATACCAGCGAACCAGAAGTTCGGCCAAAGGATCCATCCAGATCCGACTTATAGTCGCCTGGACTTTGGCGGATCGCCCTTTCGGAATCCCTTCAGTGAGATCAGTCGCTTAAACTTTGCATCCGACTTCGACAGCGATCTTCACTCGTACAAGGCTCTGACTATCCACAATGAGCCCTTTGACCTATTTTCAAGACCTATTTTCGTCCACGATGGATCCTCGAAGAACAAAGTACCCGCGGATTTCGGATTTTGGACCACTCATGATCCGACAAAGTACCGCAATGCAATTGGGACACATCTCGATGGATATAAAAATCAGGGATTCTTCAATGGCGTGTCCAAAGGTTCAGGAATCACCGCGAGAACGAAGCAGAACGGACTGATCGCAGGAAATCACGATGTCGATAAAGGATTTCGTCCAATTGTCAATCCTTACACTTTTGAGGCAAACGGGGCGAAAATTTTGAATGCGGGATTCAGGGATATTTTTGAGACGTGGAATCCAGAACTATTGACTGCGTTTCGTGGCTTTGGCACGAAGATCAGGCAGACCGAAAGACTAAAGTGTAAGTACCGATATTATTTTGCCAATTTGTTCGAGCAATCTTATTGACAACGTAACTTCTCGCGATGTTCAATcgcttaataaataaaattctgattAATCCGAACGCGTGACACGTGAGACTTTATTTGTTGCACCTCGAGATATAGAAACGCGAAGTTTTAACGAACTCATACGCGAAATACCGGAGACACAAATATTCGGCCAATTGTCGCTGCAGCCACTTCGCGTATGATGCGTATGTGAGACGCAACCTCAATTTTTCTGTGCGGCAATCATACGGTTGCATTATATGCGCGCTCGCACTGCGTTCCACAGGCTGATTATCACCCTTACGTAAAACGACATTGTgccattaaattaaattgtcttCAGACGTAAAGTCAGTACACGCAAGATCTTTGCACTTTAAATCTCAGATAGCAGCGCAAATTATCATAAGTTATTCAGATTATCATCTAATGTTATAATCAAATCATAAaacattgcattattattacatttaaattcgtgttgtttattcatttttatgtttctctACAATGCGCCAAGTAgcgcaaataatatttttagcaattaatgttatatatataatatgtattttttttcattaaagctAAAAGCTAAATCGTAAAATTCTGTCGCACAACGGCAATATAGATGATTAATTCCGCATGATCAATTGGTTCACAATTTCACCATCGTAGTCAGTTGGTAGTTTATCGAGCTGCGTTCATCTGAGAACCGATTGACAAATGGCAACGGCATTGACACGGATTTTAAACCGTATGCGAATTAGCTCGCTGCAACCGTTGACTTCCGGCGTTAGCCGTTGTTATCGCACTCTCGCACATCTTTCCAGCAACAACAAAACCGAATAACGTGACCTGGCCTTCCTCggattattcaataaaataatacaatgatTTATTGAGAAACTGTTAACaacaagaatttatttgaCGTTTCAGAATAATAATTTGGTAAATAATTGTTCTCTAACGAAAGTCGTTCGAGCAATGACCAGGCAAAAGAAACTCGATGAGTTTTCGCGATTGTGCCACCGCAGGACGAGAATGACAAGTTGCACAAGGGAGGAAAATAAATGTCGTGGCGTTGCAGACGGACCGACATCCGGTTCGCGTGATCTACGGGCATCAGACGCTTTTACTTTCGACAGCTAGTACCTCATTCCTGCCTGCGCACAGCTGCGCTTTGAATCAACTGCGCGCAATCTGCCCTCCTGCTTTGATTGAAAATTGTTGTAATCACTATTAGACACTATTAGACACACATTGGTTGCGACATAATTGCAGAATTTGATCTCCCGCTCCCGTTGATATGATCACAAAATTCGATGTAACATCCGCGTGAAGGTCTCGCGATTAAATTTGGCTGGACTAGGCTCAAATCGCGGAAGTGCGGTTTTGCTGAAGTTATGGCGCGACATTAAGAGCTAGGCTGGCTGAAATAATTGAGGTAATTGTGACCCTGACGAATCTCGAAGGACACGCGACGGCATCTCCCTTCTAAAGTGATGTCACGTCTCTTTGTTGTTCCTTGGCACAAAAATTCCTTTAACGACGGAAAAATGCAAATGGTTCCGGCAGATGGTTTCTGAACAGAGATCTCACGgcgaataaatgtaataccatCTTCTACACTTTGGTTGAAAATATGGAAGACATTCCATGATATTTATGAAGAAGAATTCAATGACTGAAtcgtaaaattgaattaaacaCGAATTTAATCTCAGCGATGTGTAATTGGATGAaggtaaaatgtaaaatatcgaaaagaaTACTCGTGTGTACAGAAGATCTTTCCGTACGCTCTTACAAAATCGCGTCGTAATTAAAAAGATCCGTGTAGTACATCCTGCAATTACCTAAAAACGCCGAGCTCGAACGACTCGTGAATCAATTCCGCGATTAATTGTATAAGGCACGAGGAATGACGGCGCTCGGCAAACGAACGAAACCGCCGTCCGTGAgcaaaggaaaataatagtAAGTGGAATCATTAATGATCATGTAACGCGAAGAGACCCCTCCTCCGACGTGCGAGCGGTACCTCCCACTATCCTCGCGAAAACGTTCACTTTTCTATAAAACGATGCGAGTCTGTAATTTCTCCGTTACTTTTTGCGCGATTTTCAGTTCGCGGCATTTTTCGCGCGAACGTTGGTCGTAACGAGAGAGTGCGGGCCGCAACGCCATAAACCAATACGTGAAAATCCTCTCCAGGAGATACGAAAATGGCCATACTTCGTTACGGATCGCGATGTATCGTGAGAATGAATTGCGGCTCGAAGGAAAATTCGAGGTGTTGAGGAGGAAGAACCGTCTCAAGCGTATCGCGTCCGTCCTCCTGCGATTCGCCAGTGACACGTTCGTTTCGGTAAGACGATTCGTCATCGATCAAAAATCATGTCGACACGACGACGGTGGCTATGGACCTTTTCGTTGGTCGTGATGGCGCGTTTCGCGTGGGCCGTTTCGAGCTCGATTATCATAGTGGAGGATGAGTGCTCGCGTAAGTCACGCTTCGCGTGGGAAAGAGGATGATGCCCGCAGAAAGTGCATTGAAATTTCGTTTTGCAGCATGCTACAGAAGATTGTTATCCGGCAAGAAGAGTCGGGAGATCAGGCGCGCCATCGAGTGCGAGAGGCTCGAGGATTGCCATCGCGCCTGCGACTACGAGAAGCTCTTCGTTTGCGAAGGTTTCAATTACAGGTAACAAACattattcttacaaattcAGAAAAGATACACAAATTCTAAGCAAATTGAAGTTTCAtgaaattatgttaattttaatttatgtgtTGACAAAGTGAAGAAATTCCTCATAAGGAAGAGGATAAGGAGAAAGATCTACAATtgacgatatttatttatttcacaacGACGTAGTCGTGTTTTGATGACGCAATAGAATCTCCTCGAAGAGTTCTGATTGCTTTGTGGGGAGTGGCTAAGGAGAGAATAACAGATACTTCTTTGAGAGATCTTCCTTTACTTATCACAATCGCTTTACAATTGGCTACGAAACAAACGAGAGTAATCAGAAAGAGGTCCTCCCTGAGCGCGCGCATGTCGGGGACATTCGACTAcagtttatataatttttaattgtacgtTAATATCTCAATAAATTCCTCGCAagataaacgaaaaaaatcCGCGAGACAGTTAACGATTACTATTCACGCTTGGGATGATTTTACGCGTTTCCATATATGTGCGAATGTATCTGGGGTATTCGTCATCAAATGCACACGTAAAATacaatacatatgtatgcatGACCCACCGCGCGATTGCATCACGGACAATTTGATCACATCACAATCTGTGACACGCTTCTCCGTTGAGGAGCGATCACGCACGTGCGTATCACGAATCTTGTCACTAGCATCGGCTAACAACAAATCGCTGTGACCgataatcattaataattcgcCCGATTAACGAGATTAAGACAATAACTTCATCCGCTATCGAGTAATTATGATTTTGCACAAAAAGACGCATCGGACATGGAACGAGAGGGATGTGCGAGATGACATCAGTGCCTTATTCTCGTACGGATCTCCATCGAGACTTTGTATCGGATCCTGAATGCGACTACTACGAGAAGGACCCGAACTGCATGATAACTCCACCTGGAGGAACGCGACCGACCTGGAATCGGTGGAATCAACCTAGACCCAGCAGTCAGTCTTATGGTCCACCTTACTCTATCAATAGACCAGACGTAAGGTAAAGTGATAATGAATTGATCTTGGCAAtgtgaaacatttttatcttaaacTATGTTCAGTTAACCatgtaaaatttgttatattattattttatattcaaattcatcatattaaaaattttttaagttatttaaaagattaatttggtgttcttttaattctttaagaatttatacaattaattctttttttaaacaactTCTATTTGGttgtaaaaagattttaattaacaaatagatataaaaaaagaaattacttCTCCAAAATGAAGTAAATCTTAATCACAAAATTTATCTGATGCAAATTTGCTGCAAGACCTCATATTCCGGATCGACGCCCTGTCAACGAAGTGCCACGACCCTTGGATTATGATCAGCGGCCGTCGAAGGAAGTTCCGCGACCTTTGGATTACGATCGACGTCCTTCGAACGAGATCCCGCGGCCGTTGGATTACGATCGACGTCCTTCGAACGAGATCCCGCGGCCCTTGGATTATGATCGACGTCCTTCGAACGAGATCCCGCGGCCCTTGGATTATGGGCCGCGGCCCTTGAATCACGATCGACAGCCGCCACTGATCTATGGTGATCGCGGTACGTACGAGGGATTCGATCAAAGAAATTACCAAGATGGACAAGGTTCAATTAGGGGTGAATATCCGAGACCAGAAGATCGATTCGCCTATGGCGGCCGATTTCCACCTAGACGACCCACGGACgacaaattttataacaaagatcTGCCATGGGCGCGGTATCCGGACAGAAGAATTGATCATGGGCCCCCTTACGATAtaggtaatatatatttgtagataaagaaaatattattttattaattttcattgttaAAAATTTGAGTATCTAATATTTTCGAGAATCATCTTATCATGTATCGTTGTTTCATGACACAGGCACAAACGAGATCAGTTCGTATTTGCCAGATCATCGTAAGGATCGCGATTGGGGGCTCTACGGCACCGTTTACGGCAGTTCTTATGGCTATGACACGAATTACGTTGCGGACAAATTCGACATACCCAAGTACCATCCGCAATCGCGACCCAAACCGCGTCCCTACGAGAACGATCATTTTTATGGCGAGTTTTACAATTATGGTGGCGCGTTTGGATACGGCGATAGTTACATACCGGCCGACCAGGATCCGATTTACGGTGCAACCGGAAAAACCGAAGAATGCTCCGTCCGGGCTGGCGCGGGATTCAGGCTTAGCCGAGGGGTTGTGCGGAAGACGTATCTCACGCCGAATCTGGACCAATGCGAGAGTCTGTGCATTAATGAGAAGAACTACGTCTGCATGAGCTTCAGTTACAGGCATGtttcaataatttctaattatgtattaa
Proteins encoded in this window:
- the LOC105283702 gene encoding ras-related protein RabJ codes for the protein MKTIEGKVVMLGSQAVGKTSLIGRYVGNYDQAGPTIGASFFNCRLNLENARIKLQVWDTAGQERFRSMAPMYYRNANAAMLVFDLTQYSTFAAIKGWVKELRQNVEETLVLAVIGNKSDLTTKRQVDGEEGRKYATEIGATYHETSVLHNEGIETVFLTIAMGLLNVANNQDNMTTTLRIGGDDMPPSPSVEESPQNTSIAHGIYEKPFTCC
- the LOC105283701 gene encoding uncharacterized protein LOC105283701 encodes the protein MGCQRGFLLLVCFLRSCQVSRAIELIFDNQLVVVANDCYTRVAIGSKLPDMDVFTSVAVGSVSECEDECSKRRNPCNAFAFGIGIKGNGTCALSSKMPQPEDLQLHADYDVYVKSQRTPQCEPDQLYKIGNGGIGGQKRKNETRPITRFGSGLLGPTMPSVLSSPGTMRTMMPSITNGPSYQQGFTPSFDDELRVSDILRNRNLVPPINNPFGINNAKVDNHDLSIPANQKFGQRIHPDPTYSRLDFGGSPFRNPFSEISRLNFASDFDSDLHSYKALTIHNEPFDLFSRPIFVHDGSSKNKVPADFGFWTTHDPTKYRNAIGTHLDGYKNQGFFNGVSKGSGITARTKQNGLIAGNHDVDKGFRPIVNPYTFEANGAKILNAGFRDIFETWNPELLTAFRGFGTKIRQTERLKSCYRRLLSGKKSREIRRAIECERLEDCHRACDYEKLFVCEGFNYRRIGHGTRGMCEMTSVPYSRTDLHRDFVSDPECDYYEKDPNCMITPPGGTRPTWNRWNQPRPSSQSYGPPYSINRPDVRPHIPDRRPVNEVPRPLDYDQRPSKEVPRPLDYDRRPSNEIPRPLDYDRRPSNEIPRPLDYDRRPSNEIPRPLDYGPRPLNHDRQPPLIYGDRGTYEGFDQRNYQDGQGSIRGEYPRPEDRFAYGGRFPPRRPTDDKFYNKDLPWARYPDRRIDHGPPYDIGTNEISSYLPDHRKDRDWGLYGTVYGSSYGYDTNYVADKFDIPKYHPQSRPKPRPYENDHFYGEFYNYGGAFGYGDSYIPADQDPIYGATGKTEECSVRAGAGFRLSRGVVRKTYLTPNLDQCESLCINEKNYVCMSFSYRYNVAPTDPTDNCLLSDISYKDLNFYVDLEPDRDYDIYAMINSRTCGVRRETSPHPPDECFWRVRSGFGMPTDVVKKSMVVDNLGQCQAECTIAQDFTCRSFTFKYTLEQGQSDSTNCYLSDWPSQDINPAQMPDMDGAELYERGSFGRGCELYVVPFFNGAGRFNGKQFKENVQGDEDTLCYSGYNKPCKLTPYAVLLATCVNSEQDCRQKCSKMRETDTVPCMSYSYKLTSHGTEENCLLSDVPVRDLRPGLDYVYDDNHVLYSWKDLDPHCVVTGYSIDDDRVFGGPGLSKPLLPGSTRPDFGPETSYPSVRPYGTHPDPRPFFTMPKPTSYHGMKPFDPDKPDPVGVYRPGGGYGSYGGSYDDKFEYGIRPGGFDQGLGSLYPNEYSTFRYYTVNGHPCKRGTKCEKNKIAGFWACETEGGEYGSWDYCCAPTHHCGFSQGYHYPWCYVGPSEDQWRPCSEKYYPYKPSPRPIRPIDSDRHDRPYDPGYYHGRHWPITYLHPQPPPNCTDSLASADNSGNRRGTTTTTTTTTRTLITTELPSSTTVKSDENSTVATTNRTRRLQRLRVRDDRHEVIFPRKIESSRIVVPRAAKIERVSKLTTSVAELTVAPLATTSSDVANNSEQMVKVPLITPNNSLSRGPGA